Below is a genomic region from bacterium.
TAAGGAAGTAAACTACGTATCATCCGAACAGGCTCAGGCTGCGTTCCGCGAAAAGCACCAAGGAGACCAGTTAATAATTGATTCGCTAGGGGAATTAAGCGAGAATCCATTCCCGCCGACTTTGCAAATCAAGGCGGTAAAACTTGAAGATTTTCCTGCCATTGCAGAATCGCTCAAGGCTGATAAATATAAAGATATAATTTCTGAGGTAAACTTTGAAGATAACCGAGTTATAATCGAACGACTCAACTCGCTGTTAAAATTTATCATTACTTTCGGCTTAGTGTTGATGATCGTATTCTGCTTAATCGCTATCCTGGTAATATTTAATACTATTGCCCTCACCATTTACAACCGCCGCGAAGAAGTGGAAATTATGCGCCTGGTAGGAGCTACTAACTGGTACATCCGTGGGCCGTTTATTGTGGAGGCATTTATGTACAGCATTATTGCGGCAGCCATTACCAGCGCATTGCTCATACCCTTGTACTTCCAAATGCTGCCACGCATCAGCAATTACCTCACTCCTGGAGCTAACATCTTCAACGGCAACATTAGTGTCTTCCTGCTCGTTGTCGTCATCCAACTGATAATCGCATTCATCCTGAGCACTATCTCCAGCCTGCTCGCCATGCGCAAATATTTACGCATCTAAGGACTTC
It encodes:
- a CDS encoding ABC transporter permease; protein product: MKAFISLFRIIKSGITNLRRNLWLAGASTLIMTITLIILSVLSLLFIITSYSVKSIQQRVDISAYFKSDVSEARVLTIRDEIRRDSRIKEVNYVSSEQAQAAFREKHQGDQLIIDSLGELSENPFPPTLQIKAVKLEDFPAIAESLKADKYKDIISEVNFEDNRVIIERLNSLLKFIITFGLVLMIVFCLIAILVIFNTIALTIYNRREEVEIMRLVGATNWYIRGPFIVEAFMYSIIAAAITSALLIPLYFQMLPRISNYLTPGANIFNGNISVFLLVVVIQLIIAFILSTISSLLAMRKYLRI